Genomic segment of Panicum virgatum strain AP13 chromosome 9N, P.virgatum_v5, whole genome shotgun sequence:
AATGGGCCATGGGAGCAAGTGTTTGTCACTGAATGCAAATTTTGTTATTACAAGCTTTGGGGCATATATTAAAATCTCATTGTTTTAATTCAAAACAGTATGGAAGATATTTCAGACATGGAATCATGATCATTTGGAGTATATATGTCTAAAATCTCGCTTTTATTCAAAATAGTATGGAAGATATTTCAGGCATTTTGCATCTTGTTTATCATGATGACATCATGATCATTTGGAGTGTCTAGCAAGCATTTGAAACATATATCCATGTATATATGAACCCTAGGGACCGGATTGATTGATCAAGCCATCATGGATCATAGCAAATTTGTAAGTATTCTTTAAGTGCTTGTCAAGTTGCCAACAAGCATATTTCAATTTATCTCCGAATTGTTATTttcctagatttttttttaaagaaaagagAAACCATAGTAACATATGATGGATCTGTTTCATCTATCCAGATGACAGGATACTTCATGTTAGAGGTAAAGAGTGAATGCAATAGTGGTGAGAAAGAGTATCAGTATTCACCTTCTCAAAGGCAAAGGGGACTCCCCATTTCACAAAGATGTATCCCACTAATATAAGAAGAAAACAGCCAAGCAGAACTTTCATCCACCAAATGAAAGATCTTGACTTTGGTTGCTCAGGTAAAATTGTGGCACTGAGATCAGATGTTGCATGTTGAGCTCGTGTAACTAGCCTCGCATACTCATCATCCTTTGTGTTTTGCTCAGAATGATCAACTGCCGCGCATGATGCCCCAGCTGAAGAATTTGGTGTGTCTGTCACCACCTCTTTGCCTCTGTTTATGAACCAAAGGCAACATTACGAAGATTACTAACATGTCATGATGTCAAAGTAAGGATGTGGCATACAAGCGATGTATATTGTAAAAGCAAATAAAATGGTGCTACCAGACTAGTGTAGCATACTAGCATCTATCTAAGAAGCGAAACTAAGGAATCTGATAATCTGAGTAAAACTAATACTTATTACAATATATCTGCATTTCATGTCCACTTTATTTTGAACTCACATTTAACAACCCTAGTGAAAATAGTGAAACAGCCATGTAAAAGTTACCAGCTCTGCGTACTACATCATCACAAACATTTTTCATCTAGCAAATAGTGAACGCATCCAGCTGTTCGTTTTCATCAGTTCATCCACAGCAATCTGAAACCACCCCACAGGTTGGTGGCTTGGTGCAGTGCAACAGTCAGTGGTTGAGTCGAGATATTCCTGGCGAGAGTTACCAAAAAACCGGATATGATTGGAACATCGTTAAATAGTGGCCATAATCATGTTCCCCAATTCGACCAAGTTTTGACTcaactttttttaaaataagatcCCCGCGTGGCACGTGCTCGCCGCACTGCGCCGCGTGCCACAAACCGCTCGGCGGTTCGGATggctggcggccgccgccgttgctccGCAGGCTCCACCTACCACCATCCTTGTTTACGGGAACGACCCAGGCGGCCAGAGCAAGTGAAAGGTGGAGCCCACAGCACATTGCCGACCGCGGAAGCAACAAAGGCGTCTTCCTTCCGGAACGCAATCTGTGGCTGGTGATACTAAACTCAAACATCGCGTAAACACAAGGTGCGGATTTAAACCTTTCGAAGTGAGGTCTAAAAAGAGAATCCCTAGCTAAATTTCGAGGTCGCTCGGGAAGGGCGTGGCTACACTTAAACCCCCAACTCCAAAACAACAGAAATACAAGAATCTCCCAAGCCTACCGCCCAAGCAAATTCTCCAGGGAAGAAAAAAGGGGGGGAAGAGGTAATTTGAAGGTGACGAAGAAGCGGCAGCAGCCCCGCGCGCGTACCTGGCCGTCTCCCCCGGCTCGATGCTGAGCGGGAGGACGCGCGCCatggaggaggggagggaggagaaccCGCCGAGCGGAGATCAGAGCATTAGGAGCGGCCCGGCTCCTCCCCCTCGTTTCTGGAAGCTTTGCAGAGCAGACGGAGGGAGAAGAGGACGGAAGAAGAACAAAAGCAAAAGCGAGCGCACACGAAAaccaaaaagggggaggggCCAAGGATGCCGCGGCGCGTAGAGGGGTGGAATGACCGGAATGCCCCCCGCCTTGATGGCAGCTAAGGGCTTTCCCTCCCGTGAGGAATCGGACGGAACTGCCCCTGCCCGCGGCCGCGACGGATGGGAATATTCGCCAGCTCGCGCGTCCCTGACGCGCGGGGCCCGCGCGTGGCGGAGGTCTCGGTGGCCGCAGCTTTTGCTCTGCTGGGCCGGGGTCGTGGGATTCGACTCGTCGAGTGTTGCGTGCGAGGCCAGAGCAGCCGAGGAGGCGACGCGTGGATCCCAAAGCTCGCCAGCCGCCTGaggctgacgcgtgggcccgtaGGGTGCAGCGAGTCAAAGTGGCGAACGGCTGTGGAGGCCAAACTGGGCCATGGCCCCTTAGCCCAGGAAAAACAATGAGCCCGTGATACTCCAAACTGCTGCTGCAACGGCGGATATGATCTCGTTAGGCCGCCCGGCATGATTGAGATCGACCGACGTGTAAATAATTCGATTACGTACCGAGGGGTAGGGCCACCTGTAGCAGGGTTTACGTTACCAACCgatccggtcaaaccggcgcggtccggtagcggtttactggaccgatttgaccggaaaccggtcaaatttaaaatcaaatttaaaatcgcatgttcaATAGGTTCCGACCggcttaccggccggtttgaccgggtaaccggtcggtttgactggtaaccagccaaattcaatttttttttagtttaaattcaaatgcccgcaaagtatactaaataaatatttgtataatatattttagcttaaatgaaccctccaaatctcttttgtactacttttacattgtatttgtaaaCTTTTATATGCACACtttttttaacttcaaatccccgcaaactatactaaatgaacgaatttttgagaaaatttgataccattagattcgtcgcaccttgaagtatttttaggaattttttgagaatttttcattttttttgaattcaaatttgaattttgaatttgggccggtttggtaccggcccaaaccggaccAGTTCCCATCGGTTCGGTGAACCCTGACCTGTAGTGGAACTGCCACCAGTGGAGGAGCTTCTGGCGCACGTCCCTCGGCAGCTtgccttttttcttcttcctcgagaGCTCCTTCCGGAAGCTGCTCAGGTAGCCGCTGTACTTGTGAGGCGGTTCCTCGGCTCCATGTCTTCCGTGTTCGACTACTGTAGCACTGGCCCGTTGAATACAatgctagctccgccactgagtCACAGGGCAACAGCAAGTTTGTTGCCGCTTTGGGTTAGCCGTGTGTTCGTTGGTGGGTAACTAGCTATCTTCAGAGGGAAGCAAGTAATCTGCTGACATGTGTTGTGACTGGTCAAACCGGTATGGACGCGGCTTGTGAATTGCAACGATTCTTATGATCTTATCCTTTGTGCTGAATGGAAAAAACTGAGAATTGTTCAGTTCTAGAAGGGTAGAAAGTTCTGTGGCATTCTTTTCCCAAGCGGCATTTATTTGACTTCATCTCCGTGTGTTGTCAAGCCTCTGGTTAGTTTCTTTCCAGAAAGTCATCGCGCCTGACCATGTGGTTGAGAATTTGACAATTGGCGTTTTGACTTTGTGAAGGGTGGGGGATTTGAGTTGTAACGCGGCATTTTCGTGGATATACCGTGTACGCAGTGCTGTCTGTTTGGAGCTTTCCTCCTCCGAACTATAGGTGTTGGCTTCATCTTTCATCTACATAGTGCTGTCTTTTTTTCGGGgtgctgtcttttttttttctcgctcAAATATTTACCCCTTCATCTCAAACCTAGTGAGATCTGCCTATTCCTCTTTCATCTACTGCGAGTTCAGGCCTCAGGTGATTTATTAATTTTATTAGATTAGGCACAACAATAGAGTTATGGATTTGCAAAAACGTGATTACTCAATTCAAGGACGAgcaattaattataaaattatccAATCCCTTCATACCTCTTGGATGTTTGATCCGGTGGTTCAGATTGGAGTTTGCATGATTTGTACGGAGAAattagtttgcacctgatatattcCCTTAGAACAAAGGTAGGAGTCTAATCTGGTTGTGGAGACGGGAGACAATTGATGGAGGCCTAATAAacctttgacaaaaaaaaatactgcGAGGGACGAACCGACGGGCCCACGTGTCAGGAACGGAAGGGGCCCGCATGGCAGGTAACTCTATCCGGCCCATGATCTGCGCAAGCGCAACCAGGCCGACGGAAGGCCCGGATAGCAGACCAACTGGAGAAGCTCGTTTCGAACCCTCCAATCCCAAATCTGCCCTCCCAACCCgcagagctcgccgccggccacagcTCCGGCGAtccccccccctccctcctcgctTCCTTCCACCCCAAACCCCACGCCAGCCCAACACTGCCCAACCATGTCGCGCAAGAACTTCCGCAAGCGGACCATCGAGCCGGACGCCGACGACCGCTCCGACGACGAGGACACCCGCCGGTACCTTCCCCTCCATCGCGCTCCTCTCCCTTGCTTTGCCAGGCCTTATCCCTGACGcctcccacccccccccccctccccctctcccagCATCGCCCTGGAGGAGATCAAGTTCATGCAGAAGCTGCGGGAGAGGAAGCTGGGCATCCccgccgaccccgccgccgcctccaccaacGGGTCCTCCGCCCGCGGACGGGTGGGTGGCGGGGGAGCGGCCGTCGGCGAGGCCGAGAAGGAGGACCTCGTCCTCCAGGACACCTTCGCGCAGGAGACCGCCGTCACCATCGAGGATCCCAACATGTATTTTGCTGTGCCTGCGTATCTGGTTCTTCTTGCTGCCAGTGCGGTGCTTCATCTTGGTGCAGGAATTAACACGGCCATGTGTTCGTTGGTTGAAATTGAAGGTTAAGGTATGTGGAGACCGAGCTGGCGAAGAAGAGGGGTAAGATGGTTGATGTGGGACAAAAGGAGGAGATGGACCATGTGGACGAGCTCTACACCGTGCCAGACCACCTCAAGGTTTGCTTTTGGCTCAACTGCAGTCCCCTACCTGAGAATGCTCATGGTGCTCTGGACTGCAATGACTGAACCTGTCATATTGTTGCTTgcaggtgaagaagaagaactcgGAGGAGAGCTCGACACAGTGGACCACTGGCATTGCTGAAGTTCAGCTGCCTATTGAGTGCGTTCTTGGATCATTCCATCTTTTCGTCTTGTTTTTAGAATAAAACATTGCTATGATTGAGATGAATGCTAATTTATAGTGAGGAAGTCAGAATAGATGAACATACATGAAACTGATGTTATCCGTATACATTGGGTAGATCATCTAAGGATCCCAACATTTTTGTCAATTGcacaatttatttttgtttggcatttttttgACAAAATGCCAGTCCGCACTTTAACTTCATCTCCAACTTGCACTGTCTTTGACTATTTGGCTGGGAATCCGTCCACATTGTGACACAACAGTTTCTTGAGAAGTTTGTGTGCAGAAGGAAATTATCTAATGATTTAGTTATTGGCTATAGCTTGATTGGTAGATGCAAGAACTTGATTTCAGTATGGTTACAGATTTATTCACTATGAATTGACTGATATTTGAACTGTGCTTCAAAAATGTAATCTAGAGATATCTTCTTCCCAGTCTTCTCTCAAAATTCCGGCCTATGGTTTAATCTTTCTAGTATTAGACTTTCTTTTTAAAGGTTGATCCACAGTTCCATATTATCATTGTTCTTTTTATCATCACAGGTACAAATTAAGAAACATTGAAGAAACTGAGGCAGCTAAAAAGATGCTGCAAGAGAAAAGGCTTGCTGGTAAACCAAAATCAGATGCAAATATTCCATCAAGTTACAGTGCTGATTATTTCCATCGCGGCAAAGAATATGACGAGAAATTGCGAAGAGGTTTGTTACATGTCCCGCTTCAAGCatatattttataaaaaaaccgGAGGGGCCCTACTGACTATTGTATGTTACATGTTTTGATATGGAATAACTAATAAAATGTAAGgtcaagagttttttttttgttgaaaaaaagAGACAAATCCTATGCAACTGGAGTACTGGACTAGATATAGGCATAAAGCAGTGGCCACAGGTGAAGGTACCCTAGTTTTGAGCCACTCCACCGACTCTTCTGGTATTAATAAGTGTTATGACGATCTTTTTAGGTAGGATTTCTTTTGGAAATTTCAGGGTTTGGCTAACTTTcctcatcaaggatatgtacaagaatgagatgacgtttgtccggacatgtggtggcgacaccactgacttttctattaacataggcctacatcaggggtcggcattgagcccttatttatttgctttggtgatggatgaggtcacaagggacatacaaggtgatatcccttggtgtatgctctttgatgatgatgtggtgctagttgatgagagtagagcaggggttaataggaagttagagctgtggagacgcacgttagagtcaaaagggttcagacttagtaggaccaagaccgagtacatgatgtgcgatttcagcgcatctaggcatgagggtggtgacattagtctcgatgggcaagtggtggcccaGAAGGACACTTTTTGGTATTTAGGttcgatgctacaaaaggatgacgacattgatgaagatgttaggcatagaatctcagctggctggttgaaatgcaagcttctggtgtcctctgtgacaggagggtgccacaaaaactAAAAGGTAAGTTTTATATGACAGCGATTTGCCCTGTGATGTTATATGGTGCTAAATGTtagcctacaaaaaggcgacatgtccagcaactgagtgtagcagagatgcggatgttgcggtggttttgcgggcacataaggagggatagagtctggaacgaagttattcgggaaagggtaggggtggcaccaattgatgagaaacttacccaacatcggttgagatggtttggacatgtccagcGAAGggctcctgaggcgccggtgcgtagtggggtgctaaagcgtgtcgataaggtaaagaggggtagaggtagacctaaattgacttgggacgagtcggttaagagagaccttaaagattgggATATCCCTGAGGaggtagctttggataggagcgcttgaagactagctatcaacgtgcctgaatcgtgacctttgtgtcttttgagtttcatctctagcctaccccaactcgcttgggataAAAGGTTATGTTGTAGGGTTTGGCTAACTTCTTTTCGTTCGATCTAGGTTTGAAGCAGAAACACTAATGCGTGTGCTTGAACAACAATTGTGTGAGGAACAATAGTTGTATAGCTTGTATAACATTATGTATCTTAATTTTATTTATCAAGCAAACTACGTGATTTGTCACAACTGCTTTACTACATGCTACAACAGCTTAAAAAATAAGCACGTCATAACAAAGCAAACACAAACTGTCCCTAAGTCAGCAAATAAAAAGTCTCTTCCATCTCTATTTTTGGAAGGAATCATTTTGAAATCCAATTGTTCTTTTGAAGTCACATGTTCTGTCAAGTGCCTTGTTTTTTTTGGAGCCATCCGAAGGTTTTGCAAAGGCATAAAAATCAAAGAGATTACACTTATTATACTAAAACTCACTGAGCTAAAATCCCCTATGTTAGCAAGTCCTGATTTTTACCTTGTAGAAAAAATCTGATAGAATACTCCATGCTTCTGCATCCCATTTATTCCTGCAAACCCACTGATAAAGAGGTTGTTCTTGAAACAGAAGAAAAGGCATCCCATGCTAGTCACAgaatttaagaaaaaaaaatagacaaCTTTTCAGAAAGCAGGATCTCCTCTAAAGATGGATAATCCTTTCAGCAAGATTCCTCAGAGGCCCAAATAAAAGACCAAATATCCTGCTCAGCACTCAGCAGGTTTGGAAATTGTTGGGGAGCTTTCTCTAATAAGGAAAATAAAATGCTCGATTTGTGATTTTGTGTTATCTAGAGCCTATAACTTTGCGAGCAACACGTGCCCATCACCTTCGAGATGTCTTTAGCCGCAATTCATCTTAGACCAGTATTCTTATACAAGATTGTTTCCTTTCATTATAGTAAATGCTCCATTTTGCTTCCCTGAAGTTGTTCACCAGGTCTCCAGATAACTTTTTTCCCTGTCTCGAGCACCCCAATTATAAAAACCATGACACAGAAGTTAGCTTTGCGATCCAGTTAAACATGTTCAGTACACCAAACTATGTAGATTCTTCCCTGGAGAATTGTTCCTCTTGCTGTCCTCTGACTGCACTGAAAATGCCTGCCTTATATGTCTCGGGTTGATTTGATGGAGAACTAGTGACAAGTTAGTGCTACATACTAGTGACAAGTTACAGAGCAACCATTTCTGTAAAATGATAGTACCTGTGGGTActtacagaaaaaaaaatctatctgTCTGTTATAATTGGAACCCACTAGATGGAGAACTAGACAGCCTTTTTTTAATGAGAATTTGGTGCCCTGTAATGCTTAATGAACCAGTAGCAAGAGTGTTCTGGTTGACAGGTTAGGGATATTTACGTTGAGTGTTGGAATATAAAAAGAATGATAATGCCCAGTGTACCATTCTGTGCTGCTGCAAATTCATGCAATACACAACAATAGTGATACCATTTCTTGGCTGTGTTATTAAAGTCTTGCTAAGTATGTCATATCATGTGCGCCTTTACTCCCTCAAAAAAATGTGTGTTTTACTCTTTAAGTGTGCTTACTTTTTTCCTTATCATGCAGAGAATACTGGGCTGTACAAAGATAAAGATTCTCGGCCTAATGAAAGTGCAGGAGGCAAAGTAACAGATAGTAAAAATCCAGATGGTGCCGCTGCAGGACGGAGAGAAGCTGCTAGTGATCAGTTCATGCTCGAGCGTTTCCGCAAGCGAGAAAAATTCCGTGTCATGCGAAGGTAGCCAGAGCTGACTGGCTGCTAGACTGCTGCCATTGGCCCGTTGCCTTCGAAGCTCAAACATGTTGTGTTCACATGGAGGCCTCAATATATCCTGTCCTTTTTAGTGAGAATTTTGCTGTAGAGTTGCATCCTTGGTTGTTGACTCAGCTTTTACAGCTGCTAAGGGCAAGGAGCAGAGTAAACCCTTACTACAGAGGTGATTTGGGGTAATAGATTTGAGGGGAAGGTTATCACAGATTCGTGTAAACTCGGAGACTCCGATGTCGCTCGCGGGGtgttggggtggggtgggggggggggggggggtgatttTGCTTGCAGTGGTTGATGACATAGGATCTGTAACTGGCCAGGATCTTGCCAAGCTTCATGTTGCGTTTCGCTCTGTtcgtttggcttgtcagccaatcaACCAGTAGTattattctctcatactaaatcagcaccagctactAACCAGTTAGCAGTATTGTTTAAATGAGCTCCTGCGTTATCTAGTGGAAAGGCCAACTGGCCAGGATCTTGCCAAGCTTCATGTTGCGTTTCGCTCTGTtcgtttggcttgtcagccaatcaaccagcagtactgttctttcatactaaatcagcaccagctactAACCAGTTAGCAGTATTGttttctcataacaaatcagcaccagccagcagCCACAACCAAGCGAACACAGTGAAAGATGTGCTCTCTATGGCCAATATAAATGAGCTCCTGCGTTATCTAGTGGAAAGGCCAAAGAGTACCACCatgccattttttttctttcgagTTCATGGCAAAGCCAACTATTTCATCTTTCTAGCCTGGAATATACCGTTTCTCTGAGTTCCTCAAAGTCTAGTGCAGTGGTATGAGCTATCTCTCAAACAACCCTCGTCTCCTCAAAGTCTAGCCTGGAATATTGCTCATTCTTTGTGAACTCCTAGTTGTTTCTTCCACGATGCTtgcctttcttcttctattGCGGCTGGAGCCAGAAGTTGCATCTCTCTCGGAAACAAAAAATTGTACGGAAAGGCAAGCATATAAATCTCGCTTCTCAAAGAGTCAAACAATATTAAGTTTAATCAAAtttacaatatatatatatatatataattatcaaattttgtaacataaatattaatactattttctataaatttggttaaactTAAGATTGTTTGACTCCTCGTGGTACGAGATTTACATTCTTTTTGGAATGGGGGAATATATAATGAGAATGAGAATAAAACTATCAATTATCAAAGGATGAAAGGAATCGATGATCATTAGCCCAAACACTAATAAAGTCATAATGCAAGTCATAGGCCTTGCTGATTACACACAACTAGGGATTGTAATGGATCATGGTCCTAATACTCTTTTCACAATCCAACTTGATCTTtaatatttttagctcaaaattgaataagattagagcccggcccttttaggacCCAGCTCTTAGATTATCTAGGTCGGTCCAGTTCTTAAATTATCTAGGCCAAAAATTAAGGCCGCTTACCATCCACACAACAGGAAAACAAGTCGTCCATTGAAATTTGACGCCCACTTCAAGCTCTAGTTGTTGGTTTGTCTTAAAAGAAGCTCTACTCGTCCGATTCATGACATGAATCAAGCTTTGAACCTCGGATCGTCCATTGAAATTTGACGCCCACTTCAAGCTCTAGTTGTTGGTTTGTCTTAAAAGAAGCTGTACTCGTCCGATTCATGACATGAATCAAGCTTTGGACCTCGGATCCGGCGAGGTTAGGGTTTAGGCGATTATGCAGGAGTAATGCTGATTTTGTTGACGGAGCTGCGTTTGAGTGTCGACATGTGAATCTAGCAGCATGGAGGTTATGGAGATGGGATGTGGGGGAGGGGTAGGGGGTCATGAGCAGCAGAGCAGTGTACGGCGAATAGCACGTCTCCAGAAGATCCTTGTTCTCCAATTCAACTAATATGTTGGGAGAGAATAATTTGaccgaaaaaagaaaaggtaaaagggATATGCCAAATTATTGAGATGAACCAACAATAATTTATCCAAAGTCACCCAAATAGTGGGAGAGTTTGAAGTCTTCCGATACCGTAGTTGGATTGTGATGTGATTTTGGGGGATCTGCGGAACAGTGGAAGCAACTTCGATCCTCCACCAATTGATTAATTGCTGGAGATGCTTTAATGGTACTtcatctgttccaaattattggCCGTTTTACCATTTTTAGGTGTATAGATTTTGTTATGCACCTAGATACACACTATGTCTTGATACATAACAAAATTTATGCATTTAGAAATGTCAAAACGACTTATAATTAGAAACGGACGaagtaaaaaaaacaaaagtgcACATTGCCCTTAAAACACCCATATGTACACACATCATCACTTACATGTGACCATCAGATACCACACTTCTGAAAAAGTagtggaaaggaaaaaaaattgactTGGACAAACgggtttctttaaaaaaaaatcgagCAAAGCA
This window contains:
- the LOC120689778 gene encoding protein COP1 SUPPRESSOR 2-like, with amino-acid sequence MSRKNFRKRTIEPDADDRSDDEDTRRIALEEIKFMQKLRERKLGIPADPAAASTNGSSARGRVGGGGAAVGEAEKEDLVLQDTFAQETAVTIEDPNMLRYVETELAKKRGKMVDVGQKEEMDHVDELYTVPDHLKVKKKNSEESSTQWTTGIAEVQLPIEYKLRNIEETEAAKKMLQEKRLAGKPKSDANIPSSYSADYFHRGKEYDEKLRRENTGLYKDKDSRPNESAGGKVTDSKNPDGAAAGRREAASDQFMLERFRKREKFRVMRR